From one Agrobacterium vitis genomic stretch:
- the dpdH gene encoding protein DpdH — MLERYWPGAEEVNVCIKNEAETADVSVLLAVHQPTPLTTRNAGTNIEATAIEQDLLDAFLSDDVPGGYLLFPITGPSGVGKSHIIRWLDAQLRRSPKRDRLHIIRIPKSASLRRVVELILEPLDGDPRFERSRSELARAFAEIDKRKAVVLFRAQIENALASRAEALLLEAREHRDRAVELRPLIGHAQMLPKLFGDAALKDHFDEAVLARVVARALRGREDGAEGDETQSQFFAEDLLLPDAIDLNEAALTVKTYYQTQLAVQDVRRRQAAADLLNTIVDTAIGNVFQLEQSTGGITLQDIILGIREILLKDDMDLVLLVEDFAALSGIQDVLLKVCVQEGTHDGKKVRATMRTALALTDGYLASRDTILTRAQRVWVIGHREQGDDEIKRAVIEMVGSYLNAARWGEDGLRKRFDRRSADEGLTGWLPAWQDEEQSDEETEALTAFGFSARGHALFPFNRLAIEQLVLQHLTEANRLVFNPRRVINEILRRPLLMRGTFVSGSFPPPEFHGLRPNAYLAGLVRQVSQPEQVKRRLGSALAVWAGNAADQAELAHVPPAIFSTFSLPTPADLANVVFVPISTSPTSPTGPVPGETPPSTPPPSPPARAEQDPRVTAWSKKLDAWASGIELVQADARELRSALVAMLKGAVNWPALRIPDQEIKATWLSIAGARNNPVGGRILVVCDTHDDQDGTLREGFLGVLRFGFKGHRWDYPEADIDYVASAAIIDRLVAQLVPMLVAEANAQTAVIGRALLNQSRIVGLSPPVRPAGAEPLLRGLFSPTPPVETQAFEEGWDQLRAQATGSVNGRSTRTILQQLLLDRSASFQGTGSKPFAVDSPRLLDVLAGDSLTGPLPDGLPDEARTFIPTMTDARIWGKLQSVIAKLRAFRTEIADYVDENFDKGAFVADLRQIIPLLQKTNCWPDNVTINRSEFEIRLTEFQTSRFVDLVEKTAMIVEEADREQIPKLLNALGSLDLGLIQRTMSFLALANQIVSQAEPRVTQQEAVRGQSDPNSVAAEITSLLEGATGTSHVAAEAAE, encoded by the coding sequence ATGCTCGAGAGATATTGGCCGGGGGCCGAAGAGGTCAACGTCTGCATCAAGAACGAAGCTGAGACCGCGGACGTATCAGTCCTGCTGGCGGTTCATCAGCCGACTCCGCTCACGACGCGCAACGCGGGTACGAATATCGAGGCTACGGCAATCGAGCAGGACCTGCTCGATGCTTTTCTTTCCGACGACGTGCCGGGCGGATATCTGCTGTTTCCGATCACCGGGCCTTCCGGCGTCGGCAAGTCGCACATCATCCGCTGGCTCGACGCGCAACTCCGGCGCTCGCCCAAACGCGATCGCCTCCACATCATCCGTATTCCCAAGAGTGCAAGTCTCCGACGCGTTGTCGAACTCATCCTCGAGCCGTTGGATGGCGACCCTCGCTTCGAGAGATCGCGATCGGAACTCGCGCGTGCGTTTGCGGAGATCGACAAGCGCAAGGCCGTGGTACTTTTCCGTGCGCAGATCGAGAATGCGCTGGCAAGCCGGGCGGAGGCGCTGCTGCTCGAGGCGCGTGAACATAGGGACCGGGCGGTGGAGTTGAGACCGCTGATTGGTCATGCCCAAATGCTGCCGAAGCTGTTTGGGGACGCCGCGCTCAAGGACCATTTCGACGAGGCCGTCCTTGCCCGAGTCGTCGCGCGTGCTCTGCGGGGCCGGGAGGACGGTGCGGAGGGAGACGAAACCCAATCGCAATTCTTCGCCGAAGACCTGCTTCTTCCCGATGCGATCGATCTCAACGAGGCGGCACTGACGGTAAAGACCTATTATCAGACACAGCTCGCCGTCCAGGACGTGCGCCGCCGCCAGGCCGCGGCGGACCTTCTCAACACGATCGTCGACACCGCAATCGGGAATGTCTTCCAGCTTGAGCAGAGCACCGGAGGCATCACCTTGCAAGACATCATCCTGGGAATCCGTGAGATCCTGCTCAAGGACGACATGGACCTTGTCCTGCTTGTCGAGGATTTCGCTGCGCTATCGGGCATTCAGGATGTGCTGCTCAAAGTCTGCGTCCAGGAAGGCACCCATGACGGCAAGAAGGTCCGCGCCACCATGCGCACGGCGCTCGCGCTGACCGACGGTTATCTCGCCTCGCGCGACACGATCCTGACACGCGCGCAACGCGTCTGGGTGATCGGCCACCGCGAGCAGGGCGACGACGAGATCAAGCGCGCCGTGATCGAGATGGTCGGCTCCTATCTGAATGCGGCCCGCTGGGGTGAAGACGGTCTGCGCAAACGCTTTGACCGTCGCAGTGCCGACGAGGGGCTCACCGGCTGGTTGCCGGCCTGGCAGGACGAGGAGCAGAGCGACGAGGAAACCGAGGCGCTGACCGCCTTCGGCTTCTCTGCGCGCGGACATGCGTTGTTTCCGTTCAACCGTCTAGCGATCGAGCAACTCGTCCTCCAGCATCTAACGGAGGCAAATCGGCTCGTCTTCAATCCGCGCCGGGTGATCAACGAGATACTTCGCCGACCGCTGCTGATGCGAGGCACGTTCGTCAGCGGGAGTTTCCCGCCGCCTGAATTCCACGGGCTGCGCCCGAACGCCTATCTCGCCGGGCTGGTCCGGCAGGTAAGCCAACCCGAGCAAGTCAAGCGGCGCTTGGGTTCGGCGCTGGCGGTATGGGCTGGCAATGCGGCGGATCAGGCCGAGCTTGCCCATGTGCCGCCGGCGATCTTCTCCACCTTCTCGCTACCGACGCCGGCTGATCTCGCCAACGTGGTGTTCGTGCCGATATCCACTTCGCCAACCTCGCCGACAGGCCCGGTCCCCGGAGAGACTCCGCCATCCACGCCTCCTCCTTCACCGCCAGCGCGAGCCGAGCAGGATCCGCGTGTCACGGCCTGGTCGAAAAAGCTGGATGCTTGGGCGTCTGGTATCGAGCTGGTTCAGGCTGACGCGCGTGAGCTTCGAAGCGCTTTGGTGGCGATGCTGAAGGGCGCGGTCAATTGGCCGGCACTTCGCATTCCGGATCAGGAGATCAAGGCCACGTGGCTCTCTATCGCCGGGGCGCGCAACAATCCGGTCGGCGGTCGCATCCTTGTGGTTTGCGATACCCATGACGACCAGGATGGGACGCTGCGCGAAGGCTTTCTTGGTGTACTGCGGTTCGGCTTCAAAGGTCATCGCTGGGATTATCCCGAGGCAGACATTGACTATGTCGCGAGCGCTGCGATCATCGATCGTCTGGTCGCGCAGTTGGTCCCGATGCTCGTTGCGGAAGCAAATGCGCAGACCGCGGTCATCGGCCGAGCTCTGCTCAATCAATCGCGCATCGTCGGCCTATCCCCGCCGGTTCGGCCGGCAGGCGCCGAACCGCTTCTGCGCGGGCTCTTCTCGCCGACGCCGCCGGTGGAGACGCAAGCGTTTGAAGAAGGCTGGGATCAGCTTCGCGCCCAGGCAACGGGGTCGGTCAACGGCCGGAGCACGCGCACGATCCTGCAGCAGCTACTGCTCGATCGCAGCGCCAGCTTCCAGGGCACCGGAAGTAAGCCCTTCGCGGTCGACAGCCCCCGGCTCCTCGACGTGCTTGCCGGGGATTCGCTGACCGGGCCGCTTCCGGACGGATTGCCGGACGAGGCGCGGACCTTTATCCCGACCATGACCGATGCGCGCATCTGGGGAAAGCTGCAGTCGGTCATAGCCAAGCTTCGTGCCTTTCGCACCGAGATCGCTGATTATGTCGACGAAAACTTCGACAAAGGCGCATTCGTTGCCGATTTGCGCCAGATCATCCCGCTGCTGCAGAAGACCAACTGCTGGCCCGACAATGTCACGATCAATCGCAGCGAGTTCGAAATTCGCCTAACGGAGTTCCAGACCAGCCGCTTCGTCGACTTGGTGGAAAAGACGGCGATGATCGTCGAGGAAGCGGACCGTGAGCAAATCCCCAAGTTGCTCAACGCGCTAGGGTCGCTCGATCTCGGATTGATCCAGCGGACCATGTCGTTCCTGGCCCTCGCCAACCAGATCGTGTCGCAAGCTGAGCCGCGCGTCACTCAGCAGGAGGCGGTTCGGGGCCAATCGGATCCCAACTCGGTTGCGGCGGAGATCACTAGCCTGCTCGAAGGCGCGACTGGAACGTCGCACGTGGCAGCGGAGGCCGCCGAATGA
- the dpdG gene encoding protein DpdG produces the protein MSLLNQASDGLFNVLIVLVRALVRFGPKNREELILACGGAADACDSSQLTRTLNRWTELGLFGEENGSVIIAEPYRSVLGKNADGAEGCLPKVARTVALQSANNARFWESEGAKSADLSRGVAWMLAQDVYTLDVNSDRLAELEGRQLFDSGAQKIVQNNTRWNGLKTWMLYLGFAQDGMQWVVDPTQALREALPEIFGSNRELSAPAFVERAAAVLPVLDGGAYRVQVEGALKESAWPRLRAGLVSSSMSRAIQRLGHEGFITLSSRSDTEGVVSLTGSNARTWRDVSHVALAQSGKAL, from the coding sequence GTGAGTCTCCTCAATCAAGCAAGCGACGGGCTTTTCAATGTGCTGATCGTGCTGGTTCGCGCGCTCGTTCGCTTTGGGCCAAAGAACCGCGAAGAGCTAATCCTTGCATGTGGCGGCGCCGCCGACGCGTGCGATTCCAGCCAGTTGACGCGAACATTAAACCGCTGGACGGAACTTGGCCTGTTCGGCGAGGAAAACGGGTCCGTTATCATCGCCGAGCCATACCGTTCTGTGCTCGGCAAGAACGCTGACGGAGCGGAAGGCTGCCTTCCGAAAGTGGCGCGCACAGTGGCGTTGCAGTCGGCAAACAACGCGCGTTTTTGGGAGAGCGAGGGAGCCAAGAGCGCGGACCTGTCGCGCGGCGTGGCTTGGATGCTCGCCCAGGACGTTTATACGCTTGACGTCAATTCGGACCGTTTGGCTGAACTAGAGGGGCGGCAGCTGTTCGACAGCGGCGCGCAGAAGATCGTCCAGAACAATACGCGCTGGAACGGCCTCAAAACCTGGATGCTCTATCTGGGGTTCGCCCAGGACGGCATGCAGTGGGTCGTCGATCCAACGCAGGCGCTGCGCGAGGCGCTTCCCGAGATCTTCGGTTCGAACCGAGAATTGTCCGCTCCTGCTTTTGTCGAGCGGGCTGCCGCGGTGCTGCCGGTTCTCGACGGGGGCGCCTATCGGGTCCAGGTCGAGGGCGCGCTGAAGGAGAGCGCCTGGCCCAGGCTCCGTGCCGGCCTCGTCTCCTCGTCCATGTCGCGGGCGATCCAGCGACTCGGTCATGAGGGGTTCATTACGCTCTCAAGCCGAAGTGATACCGAGGGCGTCGTATCTCTCACCGGCAGTAATGCGCGCACTTGGCGGGACGTTTCGCATGTAGCCCTGGCGCAATCAGGAAAGGCGCTTTGA
- the dpdF gene encoding protein DpdF, which yields MAVHDFGSLQDALLDLAKVGTQSVTDGIFERLTQVLLASQATGRLNSPQDAMALFRHVLRRQALRAGQQAQLRIPSGAGWPSRTDWANFGIRAHSESSGHFLIEARPWRAAWIEDSDNPVFEDVFAERNVRLDWQRPIDPFLGEASGFDTYVSPGQREAVRSAFLLPAGETLVVALPTGSGKSFVAQAPVLSRGLEGGLSLCVVPTTALVFDQARQMRQMLKHRYPRREVPALAWHAGLRTEERAAIKSAIRVGRQGILYCSPEAVTGALLPSLYDAASAGLISYLIVDEAHLVSQWGDGFRPAFQMLAGVRRGLLDACPEGRRFRTLLMSATLTPDTVETIDALFGPARTVQMVASVHLRPEPQYWVHREDDPEDKDRKVLELLRHAPRPFILYVTKRSDAKRWIRLLRSEGYARIDCFHGETPHADRQRIIDRWSESRLDGIVATSAFGVGIDKRDVRTVIHAAVPETLDRFYQEVGRGGRDGCPSASFLIYSREDQETANRIASPSLISGDLAFERWSTMYSQSAQLDTIGQLLEVDLAAVPPRLRRQSDYNHSWNMRTLIMMARAGMLELESQPPSRIAQQEDESESAFELRSDEHWSEYFLRTVVGMSEFGHLSRERFEALIGQERQRSFYAATENRALLEKLLSGSTEVSLLLDRLYRSNAPGRSVIVSRACGGCPTHRREGKANTNYPAPPAYGIEQVGQFDLSLFSSRFPHLDLNEPIILPVEDPLDDAALVGLLRDFVAMFGVREIATFASFRQRNPALSVLHKQSEDHVLLLQTLEEEMLRPSSYELPRVTLWTDTIGTTLPKDLFIMKRPLHVIIASASTPDPWNFARRIGDTGTNVLAVDQFNLGARL from the coding sequence ATGGCCGTGCATGATTTCGGAAGCTTGCAAGACGCCCTGCTAGACCTCGCCAAGGTCGGCACCCAGTCGGTCACCGATGGTATTTTCGAAAGGCTAACCCAGGTCCTCCTAGCATCGCAGGCAACGGGGCGACTGAACAGTCCGCAGGACGCGATGGCGCTCTTTCGGCATGTTCTGCGCCGGCAGGCGTTGCGTGCGGGTCAGCAGGCCCAGTTGCGCATTCCTTCTGGAGCGGGTTGGCCAAGTCGAACTGATTGGGCGAACTTTGGCATCCGTGCCCATAGTGAATCGAGCGGACATTTCCTGATCGAGGCCCGGCCATGGCGTGCGGCCTGGATCGAAGACAGCGACAACCCGGTCTTCGAGGATGTCTTCGCCGAGCGAAATGTCCGGCTCGACTGGCAGCGGCCGATCGATCCGTTTCTTGGCGAGGCAAGCGGTTTCGACACCTATGTGTCCCCGGGACAGCGCGAAGCGGTGCGCAGCGCCTTTCTGCTGCCGGCGGGAGAGACCTTGGTGGTGGCGCTGCCGACCGGGTCGGGCAAGAGCTTCGTTGCCCAGGCCCCCGTCCTCTCGCGGGGCCTCGAAGGCGGCCTATCGCTCTGTGTTGTGCCGACGACCGCACTGGTGTTCGATCAGGCGCGGCAGATGCGGCAGATGCTCAAACACCGCTACCCACGCCGCGAAGTGCCCGCGCTTGCATGGCATGCCGGCCTCCGCACGGAGGAGCGCGCCGCGATCAAGTCCGCCATCCGCGTGGGTCGCCAAGGCATTCTCTATTGTTCGCCCGAGGCGGTGACGGGCGCGCTGCTGCCCTCGCTTTACGATGCGGCGAGCGCCGGACTGATCTCGTATCTTATCGTCGACGAGGCCCATCTGGTGAGCCAATGGGGTGATGGCTTTCGCCCCGCCTTTCAAATGCTGGCGGGCGTGCGCCGGGGCCTGCTGGACGCATGCCCCGAGGGCCGGCGGTTCAGGACGCTTCTCATGTCCGCGACTCTGACGCCTGACACGGTGGAAACAATCGACGCGCTGTTCGGGCCCGCGCGCACGGTCCAGATGGTCGCCTCGGTCCATCTTCGGCCAGAGCCACAATATTGGGTGCACCGCGAGGACGATCCCGAAGACAAGGACCGTAAGGTTCTCGAACTTCTGCGGCACGCCCCGCGCCCATTCATCCTCTATGTGACGAAGCGCAGTGATGCCAAACGATGGATCCGGCTGCTGCGGAGCGAAGGTTACGCGCGTATCGATTGCTTTCACGGCGAGACGCCGCATGCCGACCGTCAGCGCATCATCGACCGGTGGTCTGAGAGCCGGCTCGATGGGATCGTCGCCACTTCGGCCTTTGGGGTCGGCATAGACAAGCGCGACGTGCGCACGGTCATTCATGCCGCCGTGCCCGAGACGCTCGATCGCTTCTACCAGGAAGTGGGACGCGGCGGACGCGATGGCTGTCCCTCGGCGTCGTTCCTGATCTACTCGCGCGAGGACCAGGAGACGGCCAACCGGATCGCCTCGCCTTCCTTGATCAGCGGCGATCTCGCGTTCGAGCGGTGGTCGACCATGTATAGTCAAAGCGCGCAACTCGATACAATCGGGCAATTGCTCGAGGTGGACCTGGCGGCCGTTCCCCCGCGCCTGCGGAGGCAGTCAGACTATAACCATTCGTGGAACATGCGCACGTTGATCATGATGGCTCGCGCCGGCATGCTGGAACTGGAATCGCAGCCGCCTTCTCGCATCGCGCAGCAGGAGGATGAGAGCGAATCCGCCTTTGAGCTCCGCAGCGATGAGCATTGGTCCGAATATTTTCTGCGCACCGTCGTGGGCATGTCGGAGTTCGGCCACCTCAGCCGCGAACGCTTCGAAGCGCTGATCGGTCAAGAGCGGCAGCGCTCGTTCTATGCAGCAACCGAGAATCGCGCCCTCCTCGAGAAGCTGCTGAGCGGTTCGACCGAGGTATCGCTGCTGCTGGATCGTCTTTATCGCAGTAACGCCCCGGGGCGCTCAGTCATTGTATCACGTGCATGCGGGGGATGCCCGACTCATCGCCGCGAGGGGAAGGCTAACACCAACTATCCAGCGCCACCCGCCTATGGCATCGAGCAGGTTGGCCAGTTCGACCTCAGCCTCTTTTCAAGTCGTTTCCCGCATCTCGACTTGAACGAGCCGATCATCCTGCCCGTCGAGGACCCGCTCGACGATGCTGCGCTCGTCGGCCTGCTGCGCGATTTCGTCGCGATGTTCGGCGTGCGCGAGATCGCGACCTTCGCGTCATTTCGCCAGCGCAATCCGGCGCTGTCAGTCCTGCACAAGCAGAGCGAGGATCATGTGCTATTGCTGCAGACGCTCGAAGAAGAAATGCTCCGTCCCTCGTCCTACGAGCTTCCCCGTGTAACGCTCTGGACGGACACAATTGGCACGACGTTGCCGAAAGATCTATTCATCATGAAGCGACCGCTGCATGTCATCATAGCATCGGCCTCGACGCCGGACCCATGGAACTTCGCGCGCCGCATTGGCGACACCGGTACCAATGTGCTAGCGGTCGATCAATTCAACCTCGGAGCGCGTCTGTGA
- the dpdE gene encoding protein DpdE produces MFVQANGGQCASLGIGKLIARKGSLCSVEYFESPTAEPVIHHIEAQQIERVTLAEQTRIYHYNDAAVAWEIGRLLDDHGDSQLVQFPNSKTKHLKIDTIFVRWAHPIDDPTPFLANRINESPRFSDGRSAFVRSQTRQRAASMGMSALLPSAIELEAHQVEVVRRILQDPVQRYLLADEVGLGKTIEAGVLIRQCIIDTQQKCSVLVIVPAALVDQWRRELANKFFLGPCLDRSLHIVALDDYDSIRALLPSATMLVIDEAHHLTGQKTGIGDRIYADVAAASPSIDRVLLLSATPALHNERGFLEMLHLLDPAIYQLDGEESFRRKVENRQALAEIVAGLTPENALYLDYTIEQLATLFPHDELLQEHADDLCSVLETMPDPEDPALIVAIGRLRAHLSEVYRLHRRILRHRRRSIGGLTPDRSGAEIIRYPSVDRAALTAALDDWRFDEAVRLDAAGSESLWSDRVSTFWQMLDRASQYPIAGQGKNGFLAGQTAMIGDHERFTAINRSLERAGLFEDRSQALLEVLAPLVRSRAQCVVFCSDPKTADALARLIRGALEITVDRHDPEDDSWVAFAGAADHPVLVCDRRAEEGLNLQGGKKVVVHYDLPLNPNRIEQRLGRVDRYGSGEAVRSLVLACEDDPLEVAWIGYLDTALRVFDRSVASLQYLIEQTLREIARALFTDGAEAITDLTASGAGDQGSIEREIKSMDQQDALDALGAPPTDMIDEISEVDEDWQSIASDTAAWLDQTLQFGRADEARLLAGTGAAAPFRYVYSTSNPQTLISLPAFMTQCADALDLVLGSRGGRTVRTIPYTFRRRTALSHAARANGVGLLRYGDPLISGLTVLTEADDRGRSFTMWRFVPDHIGDPVAEFYFRFDFLLEAEIAPAMSVLATYHRDTSAARAAVRRRGDMALAPFYRSIWLDRELNLVDDGALLARLGRPYSVKPDRSGALDLNLNSRRWQRLLQLQLPELAYWRELCGKARSVAEDALRADPELIASLGQAEQRAARVDQGRLGQLRVRVRTATAEGESAELMFEEQLAAELRVGINVPRVRLDTIGAVFISASRSATDQISGGI; encoded by the coding sequence GTGTTCGTCCAGGCGAACGGGGGGCAGTGCGCATCGCTGGGTATCGGCAAGTTGATCGCCCGAAAAGGGTCACTCTGCTCTGTCGAATATTTCGAATCGCCTACGGCCGAACCGGTTATCCACCACATTGAAGCTCAGCAAATCGAGCGGGTAACACTCGCTGAGCAGACCCGAATTTATCATTACAACGATGCGGCGGTCGCATGGGAGATAGGCCGGCTCCTCGACGACCACGGCGACAGTCAACTTGTCCAGTTCCCGAACAGCAAAACAAAGCACCTAAAGATCGATACGATTTTCGTACGCTGGGCACACCCGATTGACGACCCGACCCCGTTCCTCGCTAACCGGATCAATGAAAGCCCGCGATTTTCCGATGGTCGCAGTGCGTTCGTGCGTTCGCAGACGCGACAACGCGCAGCATCGATGGGAATGTCGGCTTTGCTTCCGTCCGCGATCGAACTCGAAGCGCATCAAGTCGAGGTAGTGCGGCGCATCCTCCAGGACCCCGTTCAGCGTTATTTGCTCGCGGACGAGGTCGGGCTGGGCAAAACGATCGAGGCCGGCGTACTTATCCGGCAATGCATTATCGATACACAGCAGAAATGCAGCGTTCTTGTGATTGTGCCTGCAGCGCTAGTCGATCAATGGCGAAGGGAGCTAGCGAACAAATTCTTCCTCGGGCCCTGCCTAGACCGCAGCCTTCATATTGTTGCACTGGACGATTACGACAGCATACGCGCGCTTCTGCCTAGCGCTACGATGCTAGTGATCGACGAAGCGCATCATCTGACTGGGCAAAAGACGGGCATCGGTGACCGAATTTACGCCGATGTTGCTGCAGCGTCGCCATCAATCGACCGTGTCCTGTTGTTGTCTGCCACGCCAGCGCTTCACAATGAGCGCGGCTTTCTTGAGATGCTACACCTGCTCGACCCCGCTATTTACCAACTCGACGGCGAGGAGTCGTTTCGGCGAAAGGTCGAAAACCGGCAAGCGCTGGCGGAGATCGTTGCCGGTCTGACACCCGAAAACGCGCTATACCTGGACTATACCATCGAGCAGTTGGCCACCCTATTTCCTCATGACGAATTGCTGCAAGAGCATGCGGACGACTTATGTAGCGTCCTCGAGACGATGCCCGATCCCGAGGATCCTGCACTCATCGTGGCGATCGGACGGCTACGTGCCCATCTCAGCGAAGTTTACAGGTTGCATCGGCGTATCCTGCGCCACCGCCGGCGAAGCATCGGGGGACTAACCCCTGACCGTTCTGGCGCCGAGATCATCCGATACCCGAGCGTCGATCGCGCAGCATTGACAGCCGCTTTGGATGACTGGCGGTTCGATGAGGCCGTCAGACTCGACGCAGCAGGCTCCGAAAGCCTCTGGAGCGACCGTGTAAGTACCTTCTGGCAGATGCTTGATCGCGCTTCGCAATATCCGATTGCTGGCCAAGGGAAAAACGGATTCCTCGCCGGTCAAACCGCGATGATCGGCGATCACGAACGCTTTACGGCGATCAACCGTTCTCTCGAGCGCGCCGGCTTGTTTGAAGACCGGTCACAGGCACTGCTTGAGGTGCTCGCTCCGCTGGTGCGTAGTCGCGCCCAGTGCGTCGTTTTCTGTTCAGATCCGAAAACCGCCGACGCCCTTGCGCGCCTCATCCGAGGCGCGCTGGAGATCACGGTCGATCGGCACGATCCAGAGGACGATTCGTGGGTAGCATTTGCAGGGGCGGCCGATCATCCTGTGCTCGTCTGCGACCGACGAGCCGAGGAGGGCCTCAACCTCCAGGGCGGAAAGAAGGTGGTTGTCCATTATGACCTGCCGCTCAACCCGAACCGGATCGAGCAGCGGCTCGGACGGGTGGATCGCTATGGATCCGGCGAGGCAGTGCGTTCGCTCGTGCTGGCTTGCGAGGACGATCCCTTGGAAGTGGCTTGGATAGGCTATCTCGACACCGCCCTAAGGGTATTCGACCGCTCGGTTGCGAGCCTTCAATATTTGATCGAGCAGACCTTGCGCGAGATCGCGCGCGCACTTTTCACGGATGGCGCCGAGGCAATTACCGATCTGACAGCGAGCGGCGCAGGCGACCAGGGTTCAATTGAACGCGAGATCAAATCGATGGATCAACAGGATGCGCTTGATGCGCTGGGAGCGCCTCCGACCGATATGATAGATGAGATTTCGGAAGTCGACGAGGATTGGCAGTCGATCGCAAGCGATACGGCAGCCTGGCTCGACCAGACTCTCCAATTCGGCCGCGCCGACGAGGCGCGCCTGCTCGCCGGCACCGGTGCGGCAGCACCATTTCGTTACGTCTATTCGACCTCCAATCCGCAAACCCTGATCTCCCTTCCGGCGTTCATGACGCAGTGCGCGGACGCACTCGATCTGGTGCTCGGGTCGAGGGGTGGGCGGACGGTCAGAACGATTCCGTACACATTCCGCAGACGAACTGCGCTCAGTCATGCCGCGCGCGCCAATGGCGTTGGTCTTTTGCGCTACGGTGATCCCCTGATCAGCGGACTGACCGTGCTCACGGAAGCCGACGATCGCGGTCGATCCTTCACTATGTGGCGCTTTGTGCCCGATCATATCGGCGACCCGGTTGCCGAGTTCTATTTTCGCTTCGATTTCCTCTTAGAGGCGGAAATCGCCCCGGCGATGAGCGTGCTGGCTACATATCATCGTGACACGAGCGCCGCCCGCGCGGCCGTTCGCCGACGAGGCGACATGGCGCTCGCCCCATTTTACCGCTCGATTTGGCTCGATCGTGAGTTGAATCTCGTGGACGATGGGGCGCTGTTGGCGCGCTTAGGGCGCCCGTATAGCGTCAAGCCTGACCGTAGCGGGGCCCTCGATCTCAACCTGAACTCAAGAAGATGGCAGCGTCTGCTGCAGTTGCAACTCCCGGAACTCGCCTATTGGAGAGAGCTTTGCGGAAAGGCTAGATCGGTGGCAGAGGACGCGCTTCGTGCTGATCCCGAATTGATCGCAAGCCTTGGTCAAGCAGAGCAGCGGGCAGCCCGCGTCGATCAAGGGCGCCTCGGGCAATTGCGGGTACGGGTACGTACGGCGACCGCCGAAGGAGAAAGTGCCGAGCTGATGTTCGAGGAGCAACTCGCCGCAGAACTGCGAGTCGGCATCAATGTCCCTCGTGTGCGGCTCGATACGATTGGCGCAGTATTCATCTCGGCGAGCCGATCGGCGACCGATCAGATTTCGGGCGGTATCTGA